A genomic segment from Manduca sexta isolate Smith_Timp_Sample1 chromosome 13, JHU_Msex_v1.0, whole genome shotgun sequence encodes:
- the LOC115449120 gene encoding transcription factor kayak isoform X3, producing MQNIDPLEIANFLATELWCQQLANLEGLQSGVPTRTTATITPTQLRNFEQTYIELTNCRSEPTTHAGFVPPSVTHANNYGILNPTAYCDSGPTTALHVSPGPLSASGDSSSSPGLPTPKRRNMGGRRPNKAPQELTPEEEERRKIRRERNKMAAARCRKRRLDHTNELQEETDKLEEKKHALQEEIRKLNADREQLQVILQNHMVSCRLNKRSISPPDVKPFQDPYAYPEIPEDGVRVKVEVVDPSVDTVLVLDNIYSTPPTDKKIMLSSANPAVVTSGSPAALETPPAIVRPNRPNSLQVPLSLTPAQLHNNKALGNNKIAGIEISTPSNGIPFNFESLMEGGTGLTPVHGHALPLPHPCAQQQRAAPDASPAEPAPSSLVSL from the exons ATGCAGAACATCGATCCTCTGGAGATCGCCAACTTCCTCGCCACGGAGCTGTGGTGCCAGCAG TTGGCGAACCTCGAGGGCCTCCAGTCGGGGGTCCCGACTCGCACAACGGCCACCATCACGCCGACGCAACTGCGCAACTTCGAGCAGACTTACATCGAGCTGACCAACTGCCGCAGCGAGCCCACCACGCACGCCGGCTTCGTGCCGCCGTCAGTCACGCACGCCAACAACTACG GCATCCTGAATCCGACGGCGTATTGTGATTCGGGCCCGACGACGGCGCTGCACGTGTCGCCGGGCCCGCTCTCCGCCAGCGGCGACAGCAGCAGCAGCCCCGGCCTGCCCACGCCCAAGCGGCGCAACATGGGCGGCCGCCGGCCCAACAAGGCGCCGCAAGAACTCACGCCCGAGGAAGAAGAGCGCAGGAAGATCCGCCGCGAGCGAAACAAAATGGCCGCCGCCCGTTGTCGCAAGCGCAGACTCGACCACACCAACGAGCTGCAAGAGGAAACCGACAAATTAGAGGAAAAGAAGCATGCGCTCCAGGAGGAAATCCGCAAACTGAACGCTGACCGGGAGCAGCTGCAAGTGATCCTTCAGAACCACATGGTATCTTGCCGGCTCAACAAGAGATCCATCAGCCCGCCCGATGTGAAGCCCTTCCAGGACCCGTACGCCTACCCTGAGATACCCGAGGATGGCGTCCGTGTCAAGGTGGAAGTGGTCGACCCCTCAGTAGACACGGTCTTAGTGTTGGACAATATTTACTCAACGCCGCCGACTGACAAAAA AATTATGCTGTCGTCGGCCAACCCAGCCGTGGTGACAAGTGGGTCGCCCGCCGCCCTGGAGACCCCGCCGGCGATAGTGCGTCCCAACAGACCCAACTCCCTCCAGGTGCCGCTCAGCCTCACACCAGCACag TTACACAACAACAAGGCGCTGGGAAACAACAAAATAGCCGGCATAGAGATAAGCACGCCGAGCAACGGCATCCCGTTCAACTTCGAGAGCCTGATGGAGGGCGGCACGGGGCTGACGCCGGTGCACGGCCACGCGCTGCCGCTGCCGCACCCGTGCGCGCAGCAGCAGCGCGCCGCGCCCGACGCCTCGCCCGCCGAGCCGGCGCCGAGCTCGCTGGTGAGCCTCTGA
- the LOC115449120 gene encoding transcription factor kayak isoform X2, with protein sequence MSQLVPYHLLSGEQDDSLMFATMFDYQADEYAKPILANLEGLQSGVPTRTTATITPTQLRNFEQTYIELTNCRSEPTTHAGFVPPSVTHANNYGILNPTAYCDSGPTTALHVSPGPLSASGDSSSSPGLPTPKRRNMGGRRPNKAPQELTPEEEERRKIRRERNKMAAARCRKRRLDHTNELQEETDKLEEKKHALQEEIRKLNADREQLQVILQNHMVSCRLNKRSISPPDVKPFQDPYAYPEIPEDGVRVKVEVVDPSVDTVLVLDNIYSTPPTDKKIMLSSANPAVVTSGSPAALETPPAIVRPNRPNSLQVPLSLTPAQLHNNKALGNNKIAGIEISTPSNGIPFNFESLMEGGTGLTPVHGHALPLPHPCAQQQRAAPDASPAEPAPSSLVSL encoded by the exons TTGGCGAACCTCGAGGGCCTCCAGTCGGGGGTCCCGACTCGCACAACGGCCACCATCACGCCGACGCAACTGCGCAACTTCGAGCAGACTTACATCGAGCTGACCAACTGCCGCAGCGAGCCCACCACGCACGCCGGCTTCGTGCCGCCGTCAGTCACGCACGCCAACAACTACG GCATCCTGAATCCGACGGCGTATTGTGATTCGGGCCCGACGACGGCGCTGCACGTGTCGCCGGGCCCGCTCTCCGCCAGCGGCGACAGCAGCAGCAGCCCCGGCCTGCCCACGCCCAAGCGGCGCAACATGGGCGGCCGCCGGCCCAACAAGGCGCCGCAAGAACTCACGCCCGAGGAAGAAGAGCGCAGGAAGATCCGCCGCGAGCGAAACAAAATGGCCGCCGCCCGTTGTCGCAAGCGCAGACTCGACCACACCAACGAGCTGCAAGAGGAAACCGACAAATTAGAGGAAAAGAAGCATGCGCTCCAGGAGGAAATCCGCAAACTGAACGCTGACCGGGAGCAGCTGCAAGTGATCCTTCAGAACCACATGGTATCTTGCCGGCTCAACAAGAGATCCATCAGCCCGCCCGATGTGAAGCCCTTCCAGGACCCGTACGCCTACCCTGAGATACCCGAGGATGGCGTCCGTGTCAAGGTGGAAGTGGTCGACCCCTCAGTAGACACGGTCTTAGTGTTGGACAATATTTACTCAACGCCGCCGACTGACAAAAA AATTATGCTGTCGTCGGCCAACCCAGCCGTGGTGACAAGTGGGTCGCCCGCCGCCCTGGAGACCCCGCCGGCGATAGTGCGTCCCAACAGACCCAACTCCCTCCAGGTGCCGCTCAGCCTCACACCAGCACag TTACACAACAACAAGGCGCTGGGAAACAACAAAATAGCCGGCATAGAGATAAGCACGCCGAGCAACGGCATCCCGTTCAACTTCGAGAGCCTGATGGAGGGCGGCACGGGGCTGACGCCGGTGCACGGCCACGCGCTGCCGCTGCCGCACCCGTGCGCGCAGCAGCAGCGCGCCGCGCCCGACGCCTCGCCCGCCGAGCCGGCGCCGAGCTCGCTGGTGAGCCTCTGA
- the LOC115449124 gene encoding sodium channel protein Nach has protein sequence MFTDWNEFPADDETNLVEPDTESYHSIHATYTYCSDDVKVLPAWSRKCYFSDEYPLRFFRSYHDSDCDHMCFVRAVEKFCQCLPAYVPNVYQSQVCNVTSIPCMMEVKLQLGKWMYSKECDCPRDCESLRFKVDMSIGNLNALPYVLNNPYSGLIINKSTSIMHFFVTNSGYVKQRQETVMSLISLACK, from the exons atgtTTACGGATTGGAACGAGTTCCCCGCAGACGACGAGACCAATCTAGTAGAGCCTGACACTGAATCATATCACAGTATACACGCCACCTATACTTACTGCTCCGATGACGTCAAAGTTCTGCCTGCGTGGAG TCGTAAATGCTACTTCTCGGACGAGTATCCTCTACGTTTCTTCAGGAGCTACCACGACTCAGACTGCGACCACATGTGTTTCGTGAGAGCTGTGGAGAAATTTTGTCAATGCTTGCCGGCATATGTCCCTAATGTTTACCAATCCCAAGTTTGTAACGTTACTAGTATCCCTTGTATGATGGAAGTCAAAT TACAACTTGGTAAATGGATGTATTCAAAAGAATGTGACTGTCCAAGAGATTGCGAGTCGCTACGATTCAAAGTCGACATGAGCATTGGCAATCTGAACGCTTTACCGTATGTCCTCAACAATCCGTA TTCAGGACTGATCATCAACAAAAGCACCTCGATCATGCATTTCTTTGTCACGAATTCCGGGTACGTGAAACAAAGGCAAGAAACGGTCATGTCTTTGATCAGTTTGGCATGTAAGTAG